The Syngnathus scovelli strain Florida chromosome 19, RoL_Ssco_1.2, whole genome shotgun sequence region AGTGAAGGTAAAGGTCCATTTCTTCTTCTATGATTGATGACATTTTCCTCAAAATTTCCGACACTAATAAAGCTCAAGAACGAACTGAAAAATCTGGTTTCTTTTGATGATATATAGCTGTCGCCGTGTGCTCGTTCTCAACACTTGATGTTGGTCGGAATCCAAATCATACCACCAAATATCGACCTGAGCGCAGATGATGTGCTCATCATAGTCGTCATAggattgttgtattttttttctttaaggcAGACGTCATGTGGCAGTTGCGGAGTGGggtgagcttttttttcttcttccaaacCCTCAATAATTCGGGGTCCCGCCTTGATGGATGGGCGTTGGCACGAGCGGGggagccttctttctcctcctcctccttatgGTCCTCCTGGCGCCTTCCTCCTCTTGCccgtcctcttcttcctccaagTCCTCTTCCTCATCGCCGTCAGCGCACGGCAACGTCATCTTGCGGTGCAGCTCGGTCTGAGTGGGAACCGCAAGGCTGAGCTCGGCGCTCAAAGACTCGGGACCTGCTGCATGCAAGACACGccacaataaaacaaaactcCATTCACGTCAAAGTAAGTCTTTCACATGATCACTTAAGTAGTCAGTGAAAACGTAAAAAGTGTCATGTTGCAAGAAACGGCGGAAGCACCCGCGACGGGCGAGGCGGCGCTGTTGTCCTCTCCGCCCGAGTGCAGGAAGACGTCGATCGCCTCTTGGTCCGACATGTCCATCAGGTCCATCTGCTCCAGCATGTCCACGTTGACCTCCATGGACGACATGCTGCCTGTTGGCCCTGCGACCCCCACCCCGCCCCGGCAACGCGGACAACAAGGAAAAGGCAGTGGCTGTCACTATAGTTTAGCGCAGCGGGCTTCCAGTAGAGGGCGGCAAATGACTGACTCCAGGCAAAGCAAAGCAAGAACGGATGAACTTTAGCTTTTGCAACATTGGCACAAGGATGAAAGCAAAGGGAATGTTGCAAAACAATGAAAGTCTATAGTTAAATTTGTTCATCTATTTTTCTCCTTAATCAGGGGCGTGCAGAGGATGGGACAATGAGGAGATGCCCCACCCCCCTACGTGAGTCGGAAGGAGACGATTGGCTCTTGCAGACAGTTAGAGAAGACATTATTGGCTAGCGTACCTCGAAGAAATCAGGAGGGCGGAGCGGGTTCGCCGAGTCGCGTGGGAGGGACAGcacaagaaagaagaagaaggacacCATGGGGAGGGGGCTCATGTTATCACACTCCCACCCAGGAGACACTGACAACTACGCCGAACTCACTCCGCCGTTGCCCTTTTGAAGCTTAAAAAAACAAGATGAGGAGGTCCCAGTCTCAATTGCAATTTGGACGCGTCAAGCGTACTTTTGCACTGCCAGATTTGACAGCCGTTTAAACGCTCGTACATGCATTCCAAAGAAATCGTGACCAAGAAATAAGACTCGTGCtccagatttgagggcggccaaATCGGAGTCAGCCCGGTGTAGTTGGGTGGCCGAGATCCAAAGAGCAGATAGCCGTGGCCTCTCACCTCTCCTCTCGACGATCTGGAGGTAACCTGTGGACAGGTACTGCTCCACATCCTGCTGGAAGGCCTCCTCCAGCAGCTTATGTTTGTCTTTCGGCTTCCGCTGCCCGTCATCGCCAGCGTCAACACACTGAGAGCGGGACCCCTTGGGCATGGGATCACAGTCCACCTCCGCTGCAAACATTTCAGGGTGCACAGAAAGAGAACGTCACGATTGGTGGAAGCCAGGCCGGGCCCTGGTTTGTACGTGTGGCGGGCACAAATGGCTCCCCTCGACTTCTTTGCTCCATGTGATTGCATGTAAGCGCCCTTTTGACATCTGCGAAGCAGCATAAAAGACCCCGTGAGCTAAATATGAACTACCGCTAAAAATAGAAGCCCCCGGAGCAGCAAGAAGACGCGGCAGGCGGCGGAAAATGTAGTTGAGCTTACAAGAAGGAGGaacaaagtgcaaaaaaaaaaagggattagAACGTGTATGTTGGTGGCAGGTGCTTTAATCGATCCACGCAGCACCCAAATGATGAGAAAGCTCAAACAAGGCACCAACCAAGTGTTATTTGCATAGGCCTCCCTGTAAATTTGGAGATCTGGTGTCTTCAACATTTTATTGATTTGGGGGCGTGGCTAAAACCGCAGCCAGTCACAAACAGCGGCGTCGACATTCGAATGGGCGCACCTTGGTTTACGACGGTGGTGAATGATGTCACGTAATTGGAACTTAGTTACTAACTGCCATTTCCATCTGCAATACGCATTtgtttgtaaaaataaattcaattaaATATCATCCACCATTTACTGCTCTATGGTTATCATCACGCTTGTGCTCATTTTTCAACAAGAATGAACAAAAATTCATTTGAAGCTGACCTGAGAAATTTCTACATCTCTCAGGTCGCCTCAAGTTCCAATTCTGAATTCCTGCTCCATGGTTAGCTTCACACTTTTAAGTGTCAAATTGTGTGTCAAATTAAAATCAGCAAGTTTGCTTACGAGAGTTCCTCTGGCTCTCGTCGGCCGCAGCAGGCGCAGTGGACATCCTGGATgcggatttgttttttttttccccttcaagaCAAGACGCAGTCTTTCACAGCCCCCAAAAAGACACTACACTAGGCCGCCTCGCATCCTCACGCTCGTTCCGCCGTCATCGCGCAGCATTTTCTTGCTTTTGGCGTCCGTGAGATGAGGAGATGAGATGATGCGCCTGACTCGAGGCGAGGCGTACACGacgcgagaaagagagagaggatgCGAGTAGAGCtgcgagggaggaagggagggggggggggtcgcagaTGCCTGTTTGAGTGACCTGCGAACGAGCGGCCTTGATCGAAAAGGCGCAAACCCAACAATTAAGCGAGGTTCTGCGTCAGTAAGGTGTGTGTAAAATGAAAACTCATGATTAGCACGACGCTGCGTGAGAAGAAGGGCTCGCAGCATCCTTCACTTgaagctcctcctcctcttccgccTTCCGACCGACTATCACGGCATTTGAAGTGCGGCTGATGGCAAGTGTGACGAGTGGCACCACAGGAGGGCGCTCTTGCTTTTGGACGGAGGACTTCCGGTGTAAACAGGAAGTGCTAAGTTAGCGTGAAGTGCCAGGTTCCGGCGGTAGCGAGACCGCTCGGCTCACGCTGCACTGGGTGTAGCAGGGAATCTTCCAGTCTCgtaattattggttttgtgttttAGTGTTTTTTATGATTACTGTGTGGTAAATATGTTTTATATGACAGGGTGGATGAGTGGTGAAGGCTTTGTGTGCAGGGTGACTGGGTGTGGGTGAGCGACACATCAGCTAGGCggtattttaatgtttttaagagTATTAAAACTGAGTTTAAATTGTTCAGTGACACGTGTTTTGGTTTTATAGTTGGTCACGTGTACCGTATCTTTTATATGTTTGAGGCTAACTCCGGTAGTTCGTTTGCTTCCGAAGCCAGTAAACGAGGCGAGTGGAAACTAGTCAGCTTTGGAGATGTGCAAAGTCCAGATGCTGAGAGCCCTGGTGAACGAGCGCCTCAATGTCGCCATGGAAGAAATCTTCGAACTGTTCGTAAGTACCATCGCCGAGTACGAGGAGCAACTTTGCCGATCCAAAGAGGAGATCGAGCGACAACGACAACTGCTGGACGCCGTTTTCGTGGAGCCAGTCGAAGATGGGATACATCGAGCAGGTTTGTTCGGCACTTGAATTGTTTTAGGTGAGGCTCAATCGTTCTGGAacgatgagaaagaaaaagactTTTCCTTAAATTTGGAGGAGCTGTCGATATTGTGAACAGTTGGCAAATAAGAATTGTGTGCATTTGTTTCTCCAGACGTTCTcccagagcagcagcagcagcggcggcagcacgACGCAGAGCCTCCTTCtgttaaaaaagataaaaaggaGGAAACAGAGGAGGATGAGCAGCACTCTCGCTTGCCAAGTGAGTTTGGTTGCCACCTCCAAGTGAGACGCCCTACCAACTGTCATGTGAAGACAATCCAAACGTCGCCTTGCTCTTCTTCTAGGCGTTGCGCCAGAGCGGCAACATGAAGCGGCGCTCCTCTGCGTGAAAAAGGAAAGGAACGATGAGGAGGACCATGCGAGAGAGACGCTCGCGGGTGAGGCACCCGAGCCATCTTCCTTTTGTCAAACTTGATTGTGTGCGGCCAACGTTTTCTGGTCGCATTGTCCATCCTGCTAGTCAAGAGCAAACGAGGCTGCAAGAGGAAGCTGGGGAGCGGGCTGGGGGAGCCGGTGCGGGTCGCCGATGTTTCCGCTGGGGAAGATGTTCCTTCGGGATGGGAAGACGCCGTCGAGCTTGCGGACGACTCGTCGTCCTCGACCTCTGTTGAGGACGACAGGAGGAGGAGCTCGAGTTACGCTTGGACGCGGGCCGACAAGGGGCTGCTGGCTGCCTTTTTTGAGGAGTACCCCATGTTCTACAACTCCTGTCTGGACGAGTTCAAGGACCACGGCATCAAAAGAGCCGTGGTCAGGCAGTTTGTCAAGGAACACTTTGAACACAAGGGCCGTCCTGCACCAAGTTGTAAGTAGCAAAAAGTTGGTTGTCTTCCTGCTCGGAACAATTGGGTCTTTATGATCTTGGTCTGCCAGATGAGCAAGTGATGGGCTTCCTGAAGAATTACCGGACCAGGTTTGTCAAGCTCAGTAGCAAAAAGGGGGCAGACGAGCATCTGACGGCCACGGAGCGCTGGATTCTTGACAACTTTGACTACCTGCGCCCTCATATTAAGAAGCGACGTGGTCGAGTCGCGCGCCAGGTCAGCCTCCAATTGCAAAATTCAGACTTTGCAAGCCATCGTTTGGCATCTGGTCATCATTTTGCGTTGCAGTTCCCTTCTGAGGCGTCACCCAGAGCGGCCCGGGACGATCGAGCCGACAAGCCCGCTCCCTCCGCCTGCGCCACGTGCGGGGCGGGTGGCCAGGCCTCCACCCTCGACGCCAAAGAGCCACCTCCACGGGTGAGGCAGCAAAGAGGTGGGCGCAGCGCTGCTTTCCCCGACGGCGAGCCCAAGATCCAGACCATCGCACAGTACCTGAGAGAGCTCATGACGAGCACGTCAGAAGACCAGACTTGAAGCCGGCGGTGACGAGACGCAACTGAAGGCAAATGGCGAGCGTAGCCGCTCTTGTCTGAAAATCCACGTGCAACGTCACGCCGGCGACTAGCCGCTCAGCTGCTCGTTTTGCCGTCGCACCTTCAAACATCGCTTGGCGTCAGAGCGGCATccacactggggagaaacctttCAGCTGCTCACCAAGTGGCTccgccttaccgccctggatgaCCGCATGAGGACGTGCACTGACAAGAACCTCTTGGCCTGCGCTGTGTGCCACGACAACGTCACAAAGCGATACAATTGGCGCTGCACATGAGGACGAGCAGGGGCCAGAAGCCCTTTAGCCGCAACTTCACTTGCAAGTTCATATCGGCTGAGGAGACACAAGGGTGGCCGTGCACTTTGAACACTCAAACTTGTTTTGAACTCGAGTGAAGGCATGAATCTCCAGACAATTCAATTTTGTATGTTTTCATGTTTTTCTGACAGTTCAAACAGGCTAAATTCTAAATCTACCaatcgtgtgtgtgttgtgtcaatCTCAATTAAACAACATGTGATGTCAAAGCTTACAATTTCTGAAAAACAAATTGGGCAAGCACCCATTACCATCGAGCTGCTCTTTGTTCCCATGTGCTAGGTGGCGGCACGAGAAACACTACGCATTTTAAAACAACTAAAACAAACTGAAGTgaaattttctttgtttttggacGCAGTGACatggtgatgtgcattccagttcttggaaattaaaaagaaaaatattttaaagtggCATTTGGGATTAAGTGATTCAGTGTCCAACGTGAGCCAGTAGATGGCACTGGAGTGCAAAAATAGctactttttaaaataacatgAAATAACACAGCACATCGAGGTACTGAATTGTCTTTTCTGCATGcacattttttattaaatatgTTGACAAGAAAAAAATCACTACACTGGCTTTTGTCATCgagaaaatatacatatatatacgttCAAACAGGACTCTCGACTAGTTCTCCAAGCATCACGGCCAGTTTCAAATCTGACTTCACACCATTAACTATTATTCCGttaccacataattcatcctatTCACCCCATTCCAATTTCAACATATTTCAAATATTCATCATGGGTGCTtctatttttttcattccaaaaatgttttttgcaaaattcacaaatttcctGCAAAATCTTCCCCACTCATTCCGAATGGCACATTCGacattttacatttacattGTTCCTGTTTGACATTCACATCATTATGCACGTTTTTGGACGGGAGGATTTTCAATATTCGCAAGCCACGTTTCAAAAATGTCAcgtttaaaatttgtgcttaatTTTGAAAAATCTGTTCTTTTTTTGGATCGATTCAACTGCTCATCTGTTCCAAAACTCCCCACTTGTGGAACAAATGTTCAACTTTGCTTAGCATTTTTCCTCCCTTCTGTTTTTCTCGCTTacctatttttcaaattttcaacttcgcTTAGTTTTTCCTCGCTTACGTTTTTCTCGCTTACCGTTTTTTCTCGCTAACAgttgttgtgctcgatttggttcccccgtgagattttgttccccctgccgcgggagcgcgcacgccttgtttgtaaagcgaaaaaccgatacCGTACGGCGTcctacggcgtcagcactatgttgttttcaataaaaacatgaagaattcacgtttgcgtcagtcaattttaatttttataaaggattattctcatttgatgtctttaaattcatccgcgttctgccattgaagcggggtgcattcaaagaccagtcgtaaagacggaacactcactcacttcaccaaaaagcaacgatataattacgtgagctctttgcataaacctcgatgcaaagaaactcctccttttgggtaccgttacatgctacaaggagtatatattacaaaggagactttattcttaattgtaatcatcattcatccatccattttattactcaggtattttcaaagcaaattaatattgttgcatttattaaattgctttaaaatgacagcgcaatataattaaaagctgacactctagcaatgtcaaacgtgttcatttaagaaaaagccacacacgttttgtgatcaaatctttcataacgacaatgatttgagtgaattgatttgaatgaataattgagaagacatttcagttctgaaggctccttttgtcccaaacaaagtgaaaggtggtgggataaaaattgtaacaggaacgctataaaaaatgtcaagccgtgaatatttgtgcccccctcccattttgagaacggtgagtcctggataTCGActggctttattttttttgtcttcctgggggtctgctcaggtagtgtggcaaatttgaacaggttccctcattcctagcccaagttacaggggggaacatatcctcacgggtgccccgagaagttcatggcaagtagatttcttaattgtatgcaatgcatgctgaagtggaagaaaatgtatggagtacaaggaaatttgacaaagaattcagggtgcatagtggcatcccattcaatgatacagctgagagtgcttatcaacaacagcttaaaaatgcgctcctcactaatttccgccctgaaatgggcagttgggtgaggaaacacttggtggaagcggacactgcttggtttacaaaaaacatgcagtggcccggagacgctgataaagggattgagaaaggcaaaagttctgatgtatttcatctagatgatgataatgatctaaatgaagatacaacgatcttcttccaaagttcccaaaggggcagaggaagagttagataccaacaaggtcgcaggccgccatataattcaaaacccccacgagattctgacaactgttggaactgtgggagacgaggacacttcgcacgagagtgtcgttttgcaaaacaatatcaatcaaagggtggaggaaggagcagagaaaaagccaaatttttagcatgacaagcttcctcctctttgaccgcttatgctcatacagagaaagaaagaatagatgcccatatgacagcaaaacatgtcattgtcagattattagaattttttttagattattagaaatcctgtccatccaagaagtatgacaatgctgtttgtatgcccaaattacaaatgactagagctcaaattgtgttacactcaagttaaaatatgcaaatcaagtggtaaaggaatgcaacttgcttctagaagataaataaataaaattagaatgtgctgtcctcgtgtgcatgggagggaccagctcatgatcgaccacaggaaatggccagcctgtgacgaatcattgttgctgggaactaccttttgcatgcgagagctgtgcatgtgtgtgcgtatatgttaaaatgatgaacattggctaaagttttagtataaaaaaattttgctagactgtggtctatccaatttgcaccgcagaacagaaatgattttgaaagataaaaatgagaggaaaaagagagaaatctgtttgcgagcagaaactaatccacactagtgcatgttagtgtcaagccctcatgagaaattcggagttaacaaaacaacggaacatgctttcaggaattggaagaagctaaattgtgaatttaagattttgcaatgctacatttaataggaataattgattggttgtgttataagattatacaaaattctaaatgcaagctaaatctgagagattgagttcttcaaatttaaaaacaaaggaaaaaatcagattaatttgccagttggttgttttagttaagtctttttttgaattggtggattgctctaccaggaaacctaagttggaaatgatatatgaatgttgtgtggtgagcttggatgaattgggaccaatgtgatagaaagactcctttttggagactgcgtgtgagatgcaaatgaacattgatgaatgatagcctgaatgaaaagaaattacaggttgaatggttgaagttgttggcgactactatagaaaattagtagagcgactttgatgaaagagtgattttgagcaggttgaatgttagaaagaaacacgtagcttttggattgataattaactagaaaaaaaactggagaaccagtaacacatgtagaagatgtgtgaactgagaaattgagaagcgttttggaaagaaagtcaaattaaatgatgatggaatcgtatgtagtaaagaacgcattctcccaaaaagtttgtcaaggtgtgaggcatgggcgttgccaagcctcagaagggggggagtgagtaggactaggacagatagtggaagatagtaataatacaacactttatgacaatgaattttcgaatacatttggtgttatattgtggtaaattttttgttctggtgtagatagtttagcaacacgagagatttagaggttcaaaagaaagacagttaaaagaaaacatttttgatttggacaattgcaggctaacaggaacatgagaaagataagaactacgaggtgggatccaatttcattggggagattgagaattcacagtaccatactctaagtcacatttttgagcaagcatgacaataacatgtgataggtcaagacatacagatcagggcttgatgtggaaagcagacctcgatgagttggttttcaataatgatactgaagacaacatactgtccgattaaattggaactatagataaaatgtagctcaaaaataggatgagttgcaggatttacgatataaaaacgagaccgctgttattagaagaatttgaagtttggtaaacaaacattaccagcaaattgatggaagcagctacatttggagatagtcttacaagtgttcaaaccagcctgtcattctcagtgtcagggcccctgaaacccaatccaagacttcgcctgcagccgtgaacaaccacaaaatggtgcctggctctgaagcacctttgacctttggcgaaggacaagaaaagactgctgttgtgcttggaggaggacaagtacactccggaggaaatacaacatcctcggggacggaaaagacagtgaaaagcggaggaactcacaatgatgaaaattgactcatttgaacaatggactcattcaagagtgatggatggggtcgctctgaagcaacaacaaaagaacaccaacttgatagggtgaagtgcggcaaaaagatatggacttggagtgtctgacaaccaaatcgcactccttgctacggcgttcccaaatttggtggagcttggttcaaagtggaagggaggttcattgtgcactgagtttgacagaactgaggagatttgataaataaataattaaaaatttgaaaaatacgtaggggtacagattataatcagagattgaacggatttggataaaacaaataggctaaaacggtaggaaacaagagcaagatcttatattttggctcatcaagcttaagacgtagaggtcgagttctataaattttagaacaggacatttggcagtcaggaggaagctaggttgctcaatgtacctactcaatacaatagtaagttttttgcaccacagtggagggtggatggtcagaaagttaggtacgttcaatttttgacattcacacaatcatgcataggagtcacaaggcaacagttaacaagacaatgactgcaataggggccacctacgactgcaccgacatggaaaagtagaagtgagagagcagagtatgggattatatgctaaaacgtctgctatacagtgaccaataggagattctatcaagagaagctacatgagagatggattagaatctctttgtctgcgtgggtgcgtgtgtgtacaccctgtgtgggtgcgagcgtgtgaggacaaagaaggcatggataagacaatctcttttaaaccaggaggcaataaatgggaacgcccctgtcataaatagtttttggttaaagagaatcattaggaagtgttcaaactcttcccgcaaa contains the following coding sequences:
- the dtnbp1b gene encoding dystrobrevin binding protein 1b isoform X2; translation: MSTAPAAADESQRNSPEVDCDPMPKGSRSQCVDAGDDGQRKPKDKHKLLEEAFQQDVEQYLSTGYLQIVERRGPTGSMSSMEVNVDMLEQMDLMDMSDQEAIDVFLHSGGEDNSAASPVAGPESLSAELSLAVPTQTELHRKMTLPCADGDEEEDLEEEEDGQEEEGARRTIRRRRRKKAPPLVPTPIHQGGTPNY
- the dtnbp1b gene encoding dystrobrevin binding protein 1b isoform X4, with the translated sequence MSTAPAAADESQRNSPEVDCDPMPKGSRSQCVDAGDDGQRKPKDKHKLLEEAFQQDVEQYLSTGYLQIVERRGSMSSMEVNVDMLEQMDLMDMSDQEAIDVFLHSGGEDNSAASPVAGPESLSAELSLAVPTQTELHRKMTLPCADGDEEEDLEEEEDGQEEEGARRTIRRRRRKKAPPLVPTPIHQGGTPNY
- the dtnbp1b gene encoding dystrobrevin binding protein 1b isoform X1 yields the protein MSTAPAAADESQRNSPEVDCDPMPKGSRSQCVDAGDDGQRKPKDKHKLLEEAFQQDVEQYLSTGYLQIVERRGPTGSMSSMEVNVDMLEQMDLMDMSDQEAIDVFLHSGGEDNSAASPVAAGPESLSAELSLAVPTQTELHRKMTLPCADGDEEEDLEEEEDGQEEEGARRTIRRRRRKKAPPLVPTPIHQGGTPNY
- the dtnbp1b gene encoding dystrobrevin binding protein 1b isoform X3 — encoded protein: MSTAPAAADESQRNSPEVDCDPMPKGSRSQCVDAGDDGQRKPKDKHKLLEEAFQQDVEQYLSTGYLQIVERRGSMSSMEVNVDMLEQMDLMDMSDQEAIDVFLHSGGEDNSAASPVAAGPESLSAELSLAVPTQTELHRKMTLPCADGDEEEDLEEEEDGQEEEGARRTIRRRRRKKAPPLVPTPIHQGGTPNY
- the LOC125986639 gene encoding uncharacterized protein, translating into MCKVQMLRALVNERLNVAMEEIFELFVSTIAEYEEQLCRSKEEIERQRQLLDAVFVEPVEDGIHRADVLPEQQQQRRQHDAEPPSVKKDKKEETEEDEQHSRLPSVAPERQHEAALLCVKKERNDEEDHARETLAVKSKRGCKRKLGSGLGEPVRVADVSAGEDVPSGWEDAVELADDSSSSTSVEDDRRRSSSYAWTRADKGLLAAFFEEYPMFYNSCLDEFKDHGIKRAVVRQFVKEHFEHKGRPAPSYEQVMGFLKNYRTRFVKLSSKKGADEHLTATERWILDNFDYLRPHIKKRRGRVARQFPSEASPRAARDDRADKPAPSACATCGAGGQASTLDAKEPPPRVRQQRGGRSAAFPDGEPKIQTIAQYLRELMTSTSEDQT